The following proteins are encoded in a genomic region of Pan troglodytes isolate AG18354 chromosome 2, NHGRI_mPanTro3-v2.0_pri, whole genome shotgun sequence:
- the LOC134809509 gene encoding uncharacterized protein LOC134809509 isoform X2 yields MQELLGEREVGPLTHTTLRTGAKTRGNSTASVPRGRCSPPPRGAGDGKPLGWAGLKSQQLAQSAVGCWVRLAAAGPAQQSRGDSLHLRSAGRRGLALGPLSVRAGLAETALGSEDRGRAWPGPGTAATSFLPSEAVSSSAPGLSTVCCPPLQRALSGAASGVRLACLTSLPSGKKISELYSIKEKRDAQKTPRLISHYLELVFTEGGGVSYGKEGETRLQARLGTTFLPPTHFWPKYDRKNNRNQPTLSSPSSDRCGAQRHNSVDLES; encoded by the exons ATGCAGGAACTCCTCGGCGAACGTGAGGTGGGTCCCCTAACACACACAACCCTCAGGACTGGGGCCAAAACCCGCGGAAACTCCACAGCGAGTGTGCCCAGGGGCCGGTGCTCCCCACCTCCGAGGGGTGCTGGAGACGGAAAGCCcctcggctgggctggtctcaagaGTCAGCAGCTCGCCCAAAGTGCGGTCGGATGCTGGGTCCGGCTGGCCGCGGCGGGCCCCGCGCAGCAGTCCCGCGGGGACTCACTGCATCTTCGCTCCGCCGGACGCCGGGGACTCGCGCTCGGCCCGCTCAGTGTCCGGGCTGGCCTGGCCGAGACAGCGCTGGGCTCCGAGGACAGGGGACGGGCATGGCCGGGTCCGGGAACCGCCGCTACCTCATTTCTTCCCTCCGAGGCGGTGTCCAGCTCCGCTCCCGGGCTCTCCACGGTCTGCTGCCCGCCTTTGCAGCGCGCCCTCTCCGGTGCTGCGAGCGGCGTCCGGCTCGCCTGCCTCACATCCTTGCCGTCCGGGAAGAAGATCTCGG aaTTGTATTCcattaaagaaaagagagatgcaCAGAAAACACCAAGGCTTATCTCTCACTATCTTGAGCTCGTATTCACAG AAGGAGGTGGTGTATCGTATGGGAAAGAAGGAGAGACCAGACTGCAAGCTCGCCTTGGAACAACTTTTCTGCCACCAACTCATTTTTGGCCAAAGTATGAcaggaaaaacaacagaaaccaacccactctttcctctccttcctcagacAGATGTGGAGCCCAGAGGCACAACAGTGTGGACTTGGAAAGCTGA
- the LOC134809509 gene encoding uncharacterized protein LOC134809509 isoform X1, whose amino-acid sequence MQELLGEREVGPLTHTTLRTGAKTRGNSTASVPRGRCSPPPRGAGDGKPLGWAGLKSQQLAQSAVGCWVRLAAAGPAQQSRGDSLHLRSAGRRGLALGPLSVRAGLAETALGSEDRGRAWPGPGTAATSFLPSEAVSSSAPGLSTVCCPPLQRALSGAASGVRLACLTSLPSGKKISGKYRPARTIRRAGTGEKQRRGSVLGSDSGRIPGFLKGPRDSHWSRERGDRSNPPITSQIYQHLFCLWKSLGPGVTPQQKDLNPDTPPPRLNCHSLNTCMSRSKLLRIVFH is encoded by the exons ATGCAGGAACTCCTCGGCGAACGTGAGGTGGGTCCCCTAACACACACAACCCTCAGGACTGGGGCCAAAACCCGCGGAAACTCCACAGCGAGTGTGCCCAGGGGCCGGTGCTCCCCACCTCCGAGGGGTGCTGGAGACGGAAAGCCcctcggctgggctggtctcaagaGTCAGCAGCTCGCCCAAAGTGCGGTCGGATGCTGGGTCCGGCTGGCCGCGGCGGGCCCCGCGCAGCAGTCCCGCGGGGACTCACTGCATCTTCGCTCCGCCGGACGCCGGGGACTCGCGCTCGGCCCGCTCAGTGTCCGGGCTGGCCTGGCCGAGACAGCGCTGGGCTCCGAGGACAGGGGACGGGCATGGCCGGGTCCGGGAACCGCCGCTACCTCATTTCTTCCCTCCGAGGCGGTGTCCAGCTCCGCTCCCGGGCTCTCCACGGTCTGCTGCCCGCCTTTGCAGCGCGCCCTCTCCGGTGCTGCGAGCGGCGTCCGGCTCGCCTGCCTCACATCCTTGCCGTCCGGGAAGAAGATCTCGGGTAAATATAGGCCGGCGCGAACCATTCGCCGCGCGGGGACAGGGGAGAAGCAGAGAAGAGGATCTGTTTTGGGCTCCGACTCCGGGCGGATTCCTGGTTTCTTAAAGGGACCGCGTGACAGCCATTGGTCGAGGGAGCGGGGAGACCGGTCCAATCCGCCAATTACATCCCAAATTTACCAGCATCTCTTTTGTCTATGGAAATCACTGGGACCTGGGGTTACCCCGCAGCAAAAAGACTTGAATCCTGACACTCCACCCCCCAGGCTGAATTGCCACTCACTGAATACATGTATGTCTAGATCGAAACTTCTGAG aaTTGTATTCcattaa